One genomic segment of Hydra vulgaris chromosome 14, alternate assembly HydraT2T_AEP includes these proteins:
- the LOC100202273 gene encoding serine protease 1 isoform X2 gives MFGNNFNKLCSLHGFLMFNIIYMGCSNNEINIGYNAEDENFKTNKRIVGGINAEENEFPWQAIIKWNVGKMKDELVCGGSLIDKRFVLTAAHCFSHSMKIEHYYVILGEHIQSENENKQRNDIKRIIVHQKFDEITYNNDIALVELLSPAILNDSVNVISLPAFKDLERPNKMCTVTGWGQTNDQNKAEILQKVNVPIVKFATCNGPLSYKKKLTSNMFCAGYINGSFDACEGDSGGPLQCKNNDGVWLLHGITSWGIGCGKPHKYGVYVIVRHYLVWLKSIIK, from the exons atgtttggaaataattttaataaattgtgtTCTTTACATGGCTTCTTGATGTTTAAT ataatttatatgGGATGCAGCAACAATGAAATTAATATAGGATACAATGCTGagg acGAAAACTTCAAAACCAACAAGAGAATAGTGGGAGGAATCAATGCAGAAGAAAATGAGTTTCCATGGCAAGCAATAATAAAATGGAATGTTGGAAAAATGAAAGATGAACTTGTATGTGGTGGATCACTTATTGATAAAAGATTTGTATTAACTGCAGCCCATTGCTTTAGTCATAGTATGAAAATTGAACACTATTATGTTATATTAG gAGAGCACATTCAaagtgaaaatgaaaataaacaacgaaatgatataaaaagaataattgttCATCAAAAATTTGACGAAATTACATACAATAATGATATAGCATTAGTAGAACTTTTATCACCAGCTATACTTAATGACTCTGTCAATGTAATTAGTCTACCAGCATTCAAAGATCTTGAACGACCAAATAAAATGTGCACTGTTACTGGATGGGGTCAAACAAATGATCAAAATAAAGCTGaaattctacaaaaagttaatGTACCTATTGTTAAATTTGCAACATGCAATGGAcctttatcatataaaaaaaagcttacaaGTAATATGTTTTGTGCTGGTTACATAAATGGTAGTTTTGACGCATGTGAGGGGGATTCTGGAGGTCCACTTCAATGCAAAAATAATGATGGTGTATGGTTATTACATGGAATTACAAGTTGGGGAATTGGATGTGGAAAGCCTCATAAATATGGTGTATATGTAATTGTAAGACACTATTTAGTGTGGCtcaaaagtattattaaataa